One stretch of Comamonas testosteroni DNA includes these proteins:
- a CDS encoding dicarboxylate/amino acid:cation symporter, whose protein sequence is MKSNRLTIMVLLAMVLGVVVGYLVHANAATPETAKDIAGYFGILTDVFLRMIKMIIAPLVFATLVAGLANMGDAGSVGRVGGRALGWFIAASFCSLFLGLVFANVLQPGHGLTVELPTNAESLGLKTGALNFKDFITHVFPKNIFEAMATNEVLQILVFALFFGIALGYLNHQKKHMLVDLMEETSHVMLRVTDYVMRFAPVGVFGSVAGTIATHGLGMLLVFGKFLLGFYIALAALWVLLIGAGYLVLGKDVFRLLSLIRGPVLVGFFTASSESTLPKLMEQLEKFGIKPRITGFVLPLGYSFNLDGSMIYTTFLAIFISQAYGIEMTLTAQLTMLLVLMISSKGIAGVPRASLVVVAAVLPMFGLPEAGILLILGIDHFLDMGRTLTNVLGNAIATAVVAKWEGSEEQESCADLAVEPHLVPEPIRARA, encoded by the coding sequence ATGAAATCCAACCGCCTGACCATCATGGTTCTGCTGGCCATGGTTCTGGGTGTGGTTGTGGGCTATCTAGTCCACGCCAACGCCGCGACACCGGAGACAGCCAAAGACATTGCCGGCTATTTCGGCATTCTCACCGACGTATTTCTGCGCATGATCAAGATGATCATCGCGCCCTTGGTGTTTGCCACGCTGGTGGCAGGGCTGGCCAATATGGGCGATGCCGGCTCTGTGGGCCGAGTGGGTGGTCGTGCGCTGGGCTGGTTTATCGCGGCATCGTTCTGCTCGCTGTTTCTGGGTCTGGTTTTTGCCAATGTGCTGCAGCCCGGCCATGGCCTGACGGTGGAGCTTCCCACGAATGCCGAGAGCCTGGGTCTGAAGACAGGTGCGCTGAATTTCAAGGATTTCATCACCCATGTCTTCCCCAAGAACATCTTCGAGGCCATGGCCACCAATGAGGTGTTGCAGATTCTTGTGTTTGCGCTGTTCTTCGGTATTGCTCTGGGCTACCTGAACCACCAGAAAAAGCACATGCTGGTCGATCTGATGGAAGAGACCTCGCATGTCATGCTGCGCGTGACCGATTACGTGATGCGCTTTGCGCCCGTTGGAGTGTTCGGCTCTGTGGCCGGCACCATTGCCACCCACGGACTGGGCATGCTGCTGGTGTTTGGCAAATTCCTGCTGGGCTTCTATATTGCGCTGGCCGCGCTGTGGGTGCTGCTCATCGGTGCCGGCTATCTGGTGCTGGGCAAGGATGTCTTCCGTCTGCTCTCGCTGATTCGCGGCCCGGTGCTGGTGGGCTTTTTCACGGCCAGCAGCGAATCCACGCTGCCCAAGCTCATGGAGCAGCTGGAAAAATTCGGCATCAAGCCGCGTATCACCGGCTTTGTGCTGCCTCTGGGTTACTCGTTCAACCTCGATGGCTCCATGATCTACACCACCTTCCTGGCCATCTTCATCTCTCAGGCCTATGGCATCGAGATGACACTGACCGCGCAGCTGACCATGCTGCTGGTGCTGATGATCTCCAGCAAGGGCATTGCCGGCGTGCCTCGAGCCTCGCTGGTGGTGGTTGCCGCCGTGCTGCCCATGTTCGGTTTGCCGGAAGCGGGCATCCTGCTGATTCTGGGCATCGACCATTTCCTGGACATGGGCCGTACATTGACCAATGTGCTGGGCAATGCCATTGCCACGGCCGTGGTTGCCAAATGGGAAGGCAGCGAAGAGCAGGAGTCCTGCGCAGATCTGGCGGTCGAGCCACACCTGGTGCCCGAGCCCATTCGCGCCCGAGCCTGA
- a CDS encoding acyl-CoA thioesterase gives MKIELPELKKQVYETRFPVRWGDMDAMGHVNNAQYFRYLETARIDWMRGMGLNPDPAGQGPVIVNAFCNFYQQLAYPDEVLLKMFVSDPARTTFETWATMERVAQPGVICAAGGGTVIWVDLPRQKAAALPDWIRSAVTA, from the coding sequence ATGAAAATCGAACTGCCCGAGCTGAAGAAGCAGGTCTACGAAACGCGCTTTCCCGTACGCTGGGGCGATATGGACGCCATGGGGCATGTCAACAACGCCCAGTACTTTCGCTATCTGGAAACTGCCCGTATCGACTGGATGCGTGGCATGGGCCTGAATCCGGACCCCGCAGGGCAGGGGCCGGTGATCGTCAACGCCTTTTGCAACTTCTATCAGCAGCTTGCGTATCCCGACGAGGTGCTGCTCAAGATGTTTGTCAGCGATCCCGCACGCACTACCTTTGAGACCTGGGCCACCATGGAGCGTGTTGCACAGCCGGGAGTTATCTGCGCCGCTGGCGGAGGCACGGTGATCTGGGTGGATCTCCCCCGGCAGAAAGCCGCTGCGCTTCCGGACTGGATACGTTCGGCAGTAACGGCATGA
- a CDS encoding electron transfer flavoprotein-ubiquinone oxidoreductase — MTNEEILAQYGPREAMEYDVVVVGGGPGGLATAIRLKQLAAEKGQDVSVVVLEKGSEPGAHTLSGAIMDPRALTELIPDWKAKGAPLNQPVTEDAMVFLGEKSSLRTPNWLLPKCFHNEGNYIVRLGFVTKWLAEQAEALGVEIFPGFTAAEVLYNEDGSVKGVATGNMGISKEGEPTGDFQLGMELHGKYTIFAEGARGHLGKQIISKYSLDANRDPQTYGLGIKELWEIDPKRHKPGMVLHTAGWPMKSDTYGGAFLYHLEDNLVTLGFITGLDYSNPYLSPFEEMQRWKTHPNIRYYLEGDEANGIKPGKRISYGARAITAGGISSLPRFVFPGGALVGCEAGFLNVSRIKGSHAAIKTGMLAAEAAYAAIAAGRQSDELTAYTYAFENSWLYEELWKARNFKAWFKKGLTTASIMNGLEQFVLRGNIPWTLHRNKPDHAYLKPAADCTPIEYPRPDGKLTFDRLSSVFISSTNHAENQPAHLTLKDASVPVDVNLTKFAGPEQRYCPAGVYEFVEDEANAGKQRLQINAQNCVHCKTCDIKDPTQNIVWVTPEGGGGPNYSGM, encoded by the coding sequence ATGACAAACGAAGAGATCCTGGCCCAGTACGGCCCGCGAGAGGCCATGGAATATGACGTGGTGGTGGTGGGCGGTGGCCCCGGTGGCCTGGCCACTGCCATTCGCCTCAAGCAGCTGGCGGCCGAAAAAGGTCAGGATGTCTCCGTAGTCGTGCTGGAAAAAGGCTCCGAGCCCGGCGCACACACGCTGTCTGGCGCCATCATGGATCCTCGCGCGCTGACCGAGCTGATACCCGACTGGAAGGCAAAGGGTGCTCCCCTGAACCAGCCGGTGACCGAAGACGCCATGGTCTTCCTCGGCGAGAAGAGCTCCTTGCGCACCCCCAACTGGCTGCTGCCCAAGTGCTTCCATAACGAAGGCAACTACATCGTTCGCCTGGGCTTTGTCACCAAGTGGCTGGCAGAGCAGGCCGAAGCCCTGGGTGTGGAAATCTTCCCCGGCTTCACTGCAGCCGAAGTGCTCTACAACGAAGACGGCTCCGTCAAGGGCGTGGCCACCGGCAATATGGGCATCAGCAAGGAAGGCGAGCCCACGGGCGACTTCCAGTTGGGCATGGAACTGCACGGCAAATACACCATCTTTGCCGAAGGTGCGCGCGGCCACCTCGGCAAGCAGATCATCTCCAAGTACTCCCTGGACGCCAACCGCGACCCTCAGACTTACGGTCTGGGCATCAAGGAGCTCTGGGAAATCGACCCCAAGCGCCACAAGCCCGGCATGGTGCTGCACACCGCAGGCTGGCCCATGAAGAGCGACACCTACGGCGGTGCCTTCCTCTATCACCTGGAAGACAATCTGGTCACACTGGGCTTCATCACCGGCCTGGATTACTCCAACCCCTATCTGTCTCCATTTGAGGAGATGCAGCGCTGGAAGACCCATCCCAATATCCGCTACTACCTGGAAGGCGACGAAGCCAATGGCATCAAGCCCGGCAAGCGTATCTCCTACGGTGCCCGCGCCATCACGGCCGGCGGCATCTCCAGCCTGCCCCGCTTTGTCTTCCCCGGCGGCGCACTGGTCGGCTGCGAGGCTGGCTTCCTCAACGTCAGCCGCATCAAGGGCAGCCATGCCGCGATCAAGACCGGCATGCTGGCCGCAGAAGCCGCTTACGCCGCCATCGCCGCAGGTCGCCAGAGTGACGAACTGACCGCCTACACCTATGCGTTCGAGAACAGCTGGCTGTATGAGGAACTGTGGAAGGCACGCAACTTCAAGGCCTGGTTCAAGAAGGGCCTGACCACCGCCTCGATCATGAACGGCCTGGAGCAGTTTGTGCTGCGCGGCAACATCCCCTGGACGCTGCATCGCAACAAACCCGACCATGCCTATCTGAAGCCTGCAGCCGATTGCACGCCCATCGAGTATCCCAGGCCCGATGGCAAGCTGACATTTGACCGCCTCTCCAGCGTCTTCATCAGCAGCACCAATCATGCAGAGAACCAACCAGCTCACCTGACGCTCAAGGATGCCAGCGTTCCCGTCGACGTGAACCTGACCAAGTTCGCCGGCCCCGAGCAGCGCTACTGCCCCGCAGGCGTCTACGAATTCGTGGAGGACGAAGCCAATGCCGGCAAGCAGCGCCTGCAGATCAATGCACAGAACTGCGTGCACTGCAAGACCTGCGACATCAAGGACCCGACACAGAACATCGTCTGGGTGACACCCGAAGGCGGCGGCGGGCCGAACTACTCAGGTATGTAA
- a CDS encoding ABC transporter substrate-binding protein, giving the protein MKQLSLARMGALALAISAMSGAYAADTKSVAVTAIVEHPALDAVRDGVKDALKAAGYEEGKSLKWQYQSAQGNTGTAAQIARKFVGDKPDAIVAIATPSAQAVIASTKTVPVVFSAVTDPVAAKLVASWEPSKNNVTGVSDLLALDKQMDLVKQVVPNAKRIGMVYNPGEANSAVVVKELQALLPKMGWTLVTAAAPRSVDVSSAARSLVGKVDVIYTNTDNNVVSAYESLVKVGQDAKIPLVASDTDSVKRGAVAAYGINYRDLGEQTGRMVVRILKGEKPGDIKPEVSTKMELFVNPGAAEKQGVKLSDALIKSAATVVK; this is encoded by the coding sequence ATGAAGCAGCTGTCCTTGGCCCGCATGGGCGCACTGGCCCTGGCAATTTCCGCCATGTCGGGTGCCTATGCCGCCGATACCAAGTCCGTGGCCGTGACCGCCATTGTTGAACACCCCGCCCTGGATGCGGTGCGCGACGGCGTCAAGGATGCCCTGAAGGCAGCCGGCTACGAAGAAGGCAAGTCCCTGAAGTGGCAATACCAAAGCGCACAGGGCAATACCGGTACGGCTGCCCAGATCGCGCGCAAGTTCGTGGGTGACAAGCCCGATGCCATCGTCGCCATTGCCACCCCTTCCGCGCAGGCCGTGATCGCGTCGACCAAGACCGTGCCCGTCGTGTTCTCTGCCGTGACTGACCCCGTTGCTGCCAAGCTGGTCGCCAGCTGGGAACCCTCCAAGAACAATGTGACCGGCGTTTCCGACCTGCTGGCCCTGGACAAGCAGATGGATCTGGTCAAGCAGGTCGTGCCCAATGCCAAGCGCATCGGCATGGTCTACAACCCCGGTGAAGCCAACTCCGCCGTGGTCGTGAAGGAACTGCAGGCCCTGCTGCCCAAGATGGGCTGGACTCTGGTGACGGCTGCGGCGCCCCGTTCAGTGGACGTCTCCAGCGCCGCACGCTCGCTGGTAGGCAAGGTGGACGTGATCTACACCAACACCGACAACAACGTGGTGTCGGCCTACGAATCGCTGGTCAAGGTGGGCCAGGACGCCAAGATTCCTCTGGTGGCGTCTGACACCGACTCCGTCAAGCGCGGCGCCGTGGCCGCCTACGGCATCAACTACCGCGATCTGGGCGAACAGACAGGCCGCATGGTGGTGCGCATTCTCAAGGGCGAAAAGCCCGGTGACATCAAGCCCGAAGTCTCTACCAAGATGGAGCTGTTCGTGAATCCCGGTGCGGCTGAAAAGCAAGGTGTGAAGCTGTCCGACGCGCTGATCAAGTCCGCCGCTACCGTGGTCAAGTAA
- a CDS encoding ABC transporter permease, which yields MSLFSILGAIEIGLIFSLVALGVFISFRLLRFPDLTVDGSFPLGGAVCAILISTGTNPWLATLAGTAAGAVAGFITGWLNVKLKIMDLLASILMMIGLYSVNLRIMGGPNVPLINEPTLFTMLQPANIDDYVMRPLIMLGFVIVAKLALDWFFATERGLAIRSTGSNARMARAQGVNTGAMILLGMAISNGLVGLAGALFVQTQGGSDISMGIGTIVIGLAAVIVGETILPSRKIIWATLAVVLGAVVYRFFIAAALNIDAIGLKAQDLNLVTAVLVTIALVIPQIKKKLSKRK from the coding sequence ATGTCCCTATTTTCCATTCTCGGTGCCATTGAAATTGGCCTGATCTTCAGCCTGGTGGCGCTGGGCGTCTTCATCTCCTTTCGCTTGCTGCGTTTTCCCGATCTGACGGTCGACGGCAGCTTCCCCCTCGGTGGTGCGGTCTGCGCCATTCTGATTTCCACGGGCACCAATCCCTGGCTGGCCACGCTGGCCGGCACGGCAGCCGGAGCCGTAGCCGGCTTCATCACAGGCTGGCTCAACGTCAAGCTCAAGATCATGGACCTGCTGGCCTCCATCCTGATGATGATCGGCCTGTACTCGGTCAATCTGCGCATCATGGGCGGCCCCAATGTGCCGCTGATCAACGAGCCAACACTGTTCACCATGCTGCAGCCGGCGAACATTGACGACTATGTAATGCGCCCCCTCATCATGCTGGGCTTTGTCATCGTGGCCAAGCTGGCTCTGGACTGGTTCTTTGCCACCGAACGCGGTCTGGCCATCCGCTCCACGGGCTCCAACGCGCGCATGGCCCGCGCTCAGGGCGTCAATACCGGCGCCATGATTCTGCTGGGCATGGCAATTTCCAATGGCCTGGTCGGTCTGGCCGGAGCGCTGTTCGTACAGACCCAGGGCGGCTCCGACATCTCCATGGGCATCGGCACCATCGTCATCGGTCTGGCGGCCGTGATCGTGGGCGAGACCATCCTGCCCTCGCGCAAGATCATCTGGGCCACGCTGGCCGTGGTGCTTGGTGCCGTGGTCTACCGCTTCTTCATCGCAGCGGCCCTCAATATCGATGCCATCGGCCTGAAGGCACAGGACTTGAATCTGGTGACGGCAGTCCTGGTGACCATCGCACTGGTGATTCCGCAAATCAAGAAAAAGCTGAGCAAGCGCAAGTAA
- a CDS encoding ABC transporter ATP-binding protein yields MLNAQNLELTFNPGTPIETRALRGLSLSIPDGQFVTVIGSNGAGKSTFLNCVSGDQSVDKGKIEIAGIDMTRMPVWSRSKQVARVFQDPMAGTCEDLSIEENMALAHERGNLRGLSKAVKASNRELYRDRLATLGLGLENRLTDRIGLLSGGQRQAVSLLMAALQPSRILLLDEHTAALDPRTADFVLQLTARIVQEANLTTMMVTHSMRQALDVGTRTVMLHQGNVVLDVSGEERSKMDVPDLLHMFEKVRGEKLADDALLLS; encoded by the coding sequence ATGCTGAACGCACAAAACCTCGAACTCACCTTCAATCCCGGCACGCCGATCGAAACCCGCGCCCTGCGCGGCCTGTCGCTGTCCATCCCCGACGGTCAGTTCGTGACCGTCATCGGCTCCAACGGCGCAGGCAAGTCCACATTTCTGAACTGCGTCTCGGGCGACCAGAGCGTGGACAAGGGCAAGATCGAAATTGCCGGCATCGACATGACGCGCATGCCTGTATGGTCCCGCTCCAAGCAGGTGGCCCGCGTGTTTCAGGACCCCATGGCCGGCACCTGTGAAGACCTTTCCATCGAAGAAAACATGGCGCTGGCGCACGAGCGAGGCAACCTCCGCGGCCTGTCCAAGGCAGTGAAGGCCAGCAATCGCGAGCTGTACCGCGACCGCCTGGCCACGCTGGGCCTGGGTCTGGAAAATCGCCTGACCGATCGCATCGGCCTGCTCTCGGGCGGGCAGCGCCAGGCCGTGAGCCTGCTGATGGCGGCGCTGCAGCCTTCGCGCATTCTGCTGCTGGACGAACACACGGCCGCCCTGGACCCGCGCACCGCAGACTTTGTGCTGCAGCTGACGGCACGTATCGTGCAGGAAGCCAATCTGACCACCATGATGGTGACACACAGCATGCGCCAGGCGCTGGATGTGGGCACACGTACCGTCATGCTTCACCAAGGCAATGTGGTGCTGGACGTCAGCGGCGAAGAGCGCTCCAAAATGGATGTACCCGACCTGCTGCATATGTTCGAGAAGGTACGTGGCGAGAAGCTGGCCGACGATGCACTGCTGCTGAGCTGA
- a CDS encoding tyrosine-protein phosphatase has protein sequence MAFTHKGAGMKGVAGVVSFAEIDRSVDRRRVLHLGLLGLVSTGAGGLLAACGGGDGMEPKAATPRLSSMLNFRDVAGADDASVYRNAAGQPLKRGVFYRSNAVLPNTADAVTLGNLGIGTVYDLRTTNEAAKDADRLPPGIRYVYMNIFGTADPVFSPFHTPKETEAAMEEMGRVMVRDAGMRARMGQLLRTMASTADAQLFHCTAGKDRTGWVAALLHTIAGVPRETILKDYLLTNTYTEAWMNATYQQMLARNGKDAADLYWPLLGVQRSYLEAEFDEAERGFGSMGCYLSEGLGLGTD, from the coding sequence ATGGCCTTTACTCATAAAGGAGCAGGCATGAAGGGGGTGGCAGGAGTGGTTTCATTCGCGGAGATCGATCGCAGCGTGGACAGGCGCCGGGTCTTGCACCTGGGGCTGCTGGGACTGGTATCCACGGGTGCTGGCGGACTGTTGGCCGCCTGCGGCGGCGGTGATGGCATGGAGCCGAAAGCGGCCACGCCAAGGTTGTCGTCCATGCTCAACTTCCGAGACGTGGCTGGCGCGGACGACGCATCGGTCTACCGCAACGCTGCAGGGCAGCCACTGAAGCGCGGCGTGTTCTACCGCTCCAATGCGGTATTGCCCAACACGGCCGATGCAGTGACGCTGGGCAACCTGGGCATTGGTACGGTCTACGATTTGCGCACCACGAACGAGGCGGCCAAGGACGCGGACCGGCTGCCGCCGGGGATCCGCTATGTGTATATGAACATCTTCGGCACGGCCGACCCGGTGTTCTCGCCCTTTCATACGCCCAAGGAGACCGAGGCCGCGATGGAGGAGATGGGCCGCGTGATGGTGCGCGACGCCGGCATGCGCGCTCGCATGGGGCAACTGCTCAGGACCATGGCGTCTACCGCCGATGCGCAACTGTTTCACTGCACGGCCGGCAAGGACCGTACGGGTTGGGTGGCGGCACTGCTGCACACCATTGCCGGCGTACCGCGCGAAACCATCCTGAAGGACTACCTGCTCACCAATACTTACACCGAGGCCTGGATGAACGCCACCTATCAGCAGATGCTGGCGCGCAACGGCAAGGATGCAGCCGATCTCTACTGGCCCCTGCTGGGTGTGCAGCGCAGCTACCTGGAGGCGGAGTTCGACGAGGCGGAGCGCGGCTTCGGCTCGATGGGCTGCTACCTGAGCGAAGGGCTGGGTCTGGGCACGGACTAG
- a CDS encoding sigma 54-interacting transcriptional regulator has product MAETCSSARSTACMQTLQTRLPRVLAEREVTPLGSEQPISVDVQLICATQRDLREMVAQVEFRLDLYYRLHSVTLELPALRDRADKCALIECLLRGAVCRSRAVPWPSTKPRAGCCCATTGRAISVRSRTCCARPWR; this is encoded by the coding sequence ATGGCGGAGACTTGTTCCTCGGCGAGATCTACGGCATGCATGCAGACCTTGCAGACGCGGCTGCCGCGCGTGTTGGCCGAGCGTGAAGTCACCCCGCTGGGCTCGGAGCAGCCCATCTCCGTCGATGTGCAACTGATCTGCGCCACGCAACGCGACCTGCGGGAGATGGTGGCCCAGGTAGAGTTCCGGCTCGATCTGTACTACCGTCTCCACAGCGTGACGCTGGAGCTGCCGGCGCTGCGCGACCGCGCAGACAAGTGCGCACTGATCGAGTGCCTGTTGAGGGGAGCGGTCTGCCGCTCTAGGGCCGTGCCGTGGCCATCAACGAAGCCGCGTGCCGGGTGCTGCTGCGCCACGACTGGCAGGGCAATATCCGTGCGCTCAAGAACGTGCTGCGCACGGCCATGGCGCTGA
- a CDS encoding sigma 54-interacting transcriptional regulator, protein MQTNARQALRVPDKGSAILLHSESGSGKEAFAKATHEACVRRAQPVVTVNCAAIPETLIESELFGYREGAFTGACAKGAGGKIAQTHGGDLFLGEIYGMHADLADAAAARVGRA, encoded by the coding sequence ATGCAGACCAATGCCCGGCAGGCGCTGCGTGTGCCTGACAAGGGCTCGGCCATTCTGCTGCACAGCGAATCGGGGTCGGGCAAGGAGGCCTTTGCCAAGGCCACCCACGAGGCCTGCGTACGTCGGGCCCAGCCCGTCGTGACGGTGAACTGCGCGGCGATTCCCGAGACTCTGATCGAGAGCGAGCTCTTCGGCTATCGCGAAGGCGCCTTCACCGGCGCCTGTGCCAAGGGCGCGGGCGGCAAGATCGCTCAGACCCATGGCGGAGACTTGTTCCTCGGCGAGATCTACGGCATGCATGCAGACCTTGCAGACGCGGCTGCCGCGCGTGTTGGCCGAGCGTGA
- a CDS encoding amino acid permease produces the protein MSDSQAKTDNGGLHRSLKARHMSMIAIGGSIGTGLFVASGATISQAGPGGALLAYMIVGLMVYFLMTSLGEMAAHMPVSGSFATYGAKYVDEGFGFALGWNYWYNWAVTIAVDLVAAQLVMAYWFPGTNGVLWSALFLALMFGLNALSAKGFGESEFWFAAIKVTTVLVFIAIGVLMIFGILQGGAPDGIWGNIANLSTGDAPFAGGFAALIGVAMVVGFSFQGTELIGIAAGESEDPAKNVPKAVRKVFWRILLFYVFAILIIGLLIPYTDPKLLRNDLGDIAVSPFTLVFERAGLLGAAAVMNAVVLTSVLSAGNSGMYASTRMLYALAKQGMAPKLFAQVNTRGVPVLALIATTVIAALCFLTNIFSPEVVYIWLLNLSGMCGFVAWLGIAISHYRFRKGCEVQNYDMNQLPYKAAAFPFGPIFAFVLCLIITLGQNYENLIKDQIDWVGAIATYIGLPLFLAIWFGYKWVKGTKIVKYSEMDLNGSR, from the coding sequence ATGAGCGATAGCCAAGCAAAAACTGACAACGGTGGCTTGCACCGTTCCCTCAAGGCCCGACATATGTCGATGATCGCCATCGGCGGCTCCATCGGCACCGGTCTTTTTGTCGCCTCTGGCGCAACCATCTCGCAAGCAGGCCCCGGCGGCGCATTGCTGGCCTACATGATCGTGGGCCTGATGGTTTATTTCCTGATGACCAGTCTGGGCGAGATGGCCGCGCACATGCCCGTCTCCGGCTCTTTTGCCACCTATGGCGCCAAGTACGTGGATGAAGGCTTTGGCTTCGCCCTGGGCTGGAACTACTGGTACAACTGGGCCGTGACCATTGCCGTGGACCTGGTTGCGGCGCAACTGGTGATGGCCTACTGGTTCCCCGGCACCAACGGCGTGCTGTGGAGTGCATTGTTTCTGGCCCTGATGTTCGGCCTGAACGCACTGTCTGCCAAGGGCTTTGGCGAATCCGAATTCTGGTTTGCCGCCATCAAGGTCACCACAGTGCTGGTCTTCATCGCCATCGGCGTGCTGATGATCTTCGGTATTTTGCAAGGCGGCGCACCTGACGGAATCTGGGGCAATATTGCGAACCTGAGCACGGGCGATGCACCGTTTGCAGGCGGCTTTGCGGCCTTGATCGGCGTGGCCATGGTGGTGGGCTTTTCCTTCCAGGGCACGGAGCTGATCGGTATCGCCGCCGGCGAATCCGAAGATCCTGCCAAGAACGTGCCCAAGGCCGTGCGCAAGGTGTTCTGGCGCATTTTGCTGTTCTACGTCTTCGCCATTCTCATCATCGGCCTGCTGATTCCCTATACCGACCCCAAGCTGCTGCGCAACGATCTGGGCGATATCGCCGTCAGCCCCTTCACGCTGGTGTTCGAGCGTGCCGGCCTGCTGGGCGCTGCCGCCGTGATGAATGCCGTGGTGCTGACCTCGGTGCTGTCGGCCGGCAACTCCGGCATGTATGCCTCCACCCGCATGCTGTATGCGCTGGCCAAGCAAGGCATGGCGCCCAAGCTGTTTGCCCAGGTCAATACGCGTGGCGTGCCCGTGCTGGCATTGATCGCCACCACCGTGATCGCCGCCCTGTGCTTTCTGACCAATATTTTCAGCCCTGAAGTCGTCTATATCTGGCTGCTGAATCTGTCCGGCATGTGCGGCTTTGTCGCCTGGCTGGGCATCGCCATCAGCCACTACCGTTTCCGCAAGGGCTGCGAAGTGCAGAACTACGATATGAACCAGCTGCCCTACAAGGCAGCAGCCTTCCCCTTCGGCCCCATCTTCGCCTTTGTGCTGTGCCTGATCATCACCCTGGGCCAGAACTACGAGAATCTGATCAAGGACCAGATTGACTGGGTCGGCGCCATCGCCACCTATATCGGCCTGCCGCTGTTCCTGGCCATCTGGTTTGGCTACAAATGGGTCAAGGGCACCAAGATCGTCAAATACTCGGAGATGGATCTGAACGGTTCGCGTTAA
- a CDS encoding UbiX family flavin prenyltransferase has product MSIKQKKLIIGVSGATGINYALCVLQALREVSIETHLVVTKPADMTIICESAVEPHALRKLASFVYPINDIGASIASGSFKTDGMLVIPCSMRSLAEIATGVTTNLLTRAADVCLKERRRVVLAVRETPLHAGHLKNMLAATEMGAVIAPPVPAFYTKPTSIDEIVNHTVGRLLDLFDIETDLVKRWIGRPRSHQ; this is encoded by the coding sequence ATGTCAATAAAGCAAAAGAAATTGATCATCGGCGTAAGCGGTGCCACGGGAATAAACTATGCTTTGTGTGTATTGCAGGCATTACGCGAAGTGTCGATAGAAACACATTTGGTCGTGACCAAGCCTGCCGATATGACGATCATATGCGAAAGCGCTGTAGAACCACATGCTCTGCGAAAGTTGGCAAGTTTCGTCTATCCGATTAATGACATCGGTGCTTCTATAGCTTCTGGTTCTTTTAAGACTGATGGCATGCTGGTAATTCCATGCTCAATGCGCTCGCTGGCTGAGATTGCTACTGGCGTCACGACTAACTTGTTGACTAGGGCTGCTGACGTTTGCCTTAAAGAGCGACGTAGAGTTGTGCTGGCAGTCAGGGAGACGCCGCTACATGCAGGCCATTTGAAGAACATGCTAGCAGCAACAGAAATGGGTGCAGTTATCGCGCCGCCAGTACCCGCTTTTTATACAAAGCCAACATCGATTGACGAAATCGTGAACCACACCGTTGGCAGACTTTTAGATCTGTTTGATATAGAGACGGATCTTGTGAAGCGCTGGATTGGTCGTCCTCGCTCCCATCAATGA
- a CDS encoding LysE family translocator — translation MAAEFYSFIPMELTTIVLYIISVSAVTLIPGPTMLLALSNGAQGGMRIALFGIAGAALSDLLLIGAVALGLGGVLLASEKIFLIVKWGGAIYLMYLAWRLWRSSAHFIQVHTSASTPLDGKTAFKRSLFVALSNPKGLLFFSAFLPQFIDTRNHISTQYLTLAVVTALIDIVLMSVYAASGYHSMKYLSNQGITLLNRICACTLGGIGIALSFYRRSELH, via the coding sequence ATGGCGGCTGAATTTTATTCATTTATCCCAATGGAATTGACAACTATTGTTTTATATATAATTTCCGTTTCGGCGGTCACGCTTATTCCAGGGCCAACTATGCTGCTTGCCTTGAGTAATGGTGCTCAAGGTGGCATGAGGATTGCGCTATTTGGTATTGCAGGGGCAGCATTATCCGATTTGTTATTGATTGGTGCTGTGGCTTTGGGCTTGGGCGGGGTTTTGTTGGCATCCGAAAAAATATTCTTAATTGTTAAATGGGGAGGCGCAATATACTTAATGTACTTGGCTTGGAGATTGTGGAGGTCTTCAGCTCACTTCATTCAAGTTCACACCTCAGCATCTACTCCTTTGGATGGGAAAACAGCTTTTAAACGCTCGTTATTTGTGGCTTTATCCAATCCCAAAGGGTTATTGTTTTTTTCTGCATTTTTACCTCAATTCATTGATACTAGAAATCATATATCGACTCAATATTTGACTTTGGCAGTGGTAACTGCTTTAATTGATATCGTCTTAATGAGTGTTTATGCGGCAAGTGGATACCACTCAATGAAATATTTATCTAATCAAGGGATTACATTGCTGAATCGTATCTGTGCTTGTACGCTCGGCGGAATTGGTATAGCGCTTAGCTTCTATCGTCGCAGTGAGCTTCACTGA